One Streptomyces lincolnensis genomic region harbors:
- a CDS encoding MarR family winged helix-turn-helix transcriptional regulator, which produces MSRERQELLSGSALGVFRLNGQFLAVAEELARPAGLTAAWWQVLGAVLREPLPVSGIARAMGITRQSVQRVADLLVDKGLAEYRPNPAHRRAKLLAPTREGLAAVARITPGHAAFADRLAEAYGDEAELAEAVRVLERLSTTLEQVGLPVTEP; this is translated from the coding sequence GTGAGCCGGGAGCGACAGGAGCTGCTCAGCGGCAGCGCCCTCGGGGTCTTCCGGCTCAACGGCCAGTTCCTCGCCGTGGCCGAGGAACTGGCCCGCCCGGCCGGGCTGACGGCCGCCTGGTGGCAGGTACTCGGGGCGGTGCTCAGGGAGCCGCTGCCGGTCTCCGGCATCGCGCGCGCGATGGGCATCACCCGGCAGAGCGTGCAGCGCGTCGCCGACCTGCTGGTGGACAAGGGGCTGGCCGAGTACCGGCCCAACCCCGCCCACCGCCGCGCCAAACTCCTCGCACCGACCCGCGAGGGCCTCGCGGCCGTCGCCCGGATCACACCGGGGCACGCCGCCTTCGCCGACCGCCTGGCCGAGGCCTACGGCGACGAGGCCGAACTCGCGGAAGCGGTCCGGGTGTTGGAACGGTTGTCCACAACACTCGAACAGGTCGGCCTCCCTGTTACGGAACCGTAG
- a CDS encoding serine/threonine-protein kinase, with protein sequence MEKLGSGDPQRIGAYRLLARLGAGGMGQVFVARSDRGRTVAVKLVREELAAQDEFRARFRQEVQAARQVGGHWTAPVLDADTEAAVPWVATGYVAGPSLQQVVGRDHGALPERSVRILVAGLAGALQDIHAAGIVHRDLKPSNVLVTIDGPRVIDFGIARALETVTDGGLTRTGALVGSPGFMAPEQVRGDRITPACDIFCLGSVLAYAATGRLPFGTANSGVHALMFRIAQEEPDLDGVPEGIADLVRACLKKTPGSRPTLADILDRTGADDTVSDGRSHDPWLPSALVAQLGRHAVSLLDAEEPEGAGRDAAGGSGGGTDPGSGHDSPPGIPEAPPEHGSAADPVPGPPAPGRPGGGRTDHLPTMVTGPGGAGTPPPSPGAPAHPAYGYPQQHPQPSPYASYSPHPAYGGLGTTPPYGPTPPYGPTPPYGPPPPQDPRRNGRSTVLLVLVALVVALAAGGSVYALMNGGGDGEEAGPSPSVSATEGANPGPTTPEPTPTAPITSAPADGAIPAGYLGTWTTTIDNADGHHTRELTIQQGESGDTVLSLVADGTTGNDSYHCVFQADLVEVPGGDGPLRIGPSTVTSGEPRTSCTPGAATEITLLPDGTLERANAGTDERLTYTRS encoded by the coding sequence ATGGAGAAACTGGGGTCCGGGGATCCACAACGGATCGGCGCGTACCGCCTGCTGGCACGGCTCGGCGCCGGTGGCATGGGACAGGTGTTCGTCGCCCGCTCCGACCGGGGACGCACGGTCGCCGTCAAGCTCGTACGGGAGGAGCTGGCCGCGCAGGACGAGTTCCGGGCGCGGTTCCGCCAGGAGGTGCAGGCCGCCCGGCAGGTCGGCGGGCACTGGACGGCACCCGTGCTCGACGCGGACACCGAGGCCGCGGTGCCGTGGGTGGCCACCGGGTATGTCGCCGGGCCCAGCCTCCAGCAGGTCGTCGGCCGCGACCACGGCGCGCTGCCCGAACGGTCGGTGCGGATCCTCGTGGCGGGGCTGGCCGGCGCCCTGCAGGACATCCACGCCGCCGGGATCGTCCACCGCGACCTGAAGCCGTCCAACGTGCTGGTGACCATCGACGGCCCGCGGGTCATCGACTTCGGCATCGCGCGGGCGCTGGAGACCGTGACCGACGGCGGACTGACCCGCACCGGCGCGCTGGTCGGCTCGCCGGGGTTCATGGCGCCCGAGCAGGTGCGCGGCGACCGGATCACCCCGGCGTGCGACATCTTCTGCCTCGGCTCCGTCCTCGCCTACGCCGCCACCGGCCGGCTCCCCTTCGGCACCGCCAACAGCGGTGTCCACGCCCTCATGTTCCGCATCGCCCAGGAGGAACCCGACCTCGACGGCGTCCCCGAGGGCATAGCCGACCTCGTCCGCGCCTGCCTGAAGAAGACCCCCGGCTCCCGCCCCACCCTGGCGGACATCCTCGACCGCACCGGTGCCGACGACACTGTCTCCGACGGCCGCTCCCACGACCCGTGGCTCCCCAGCGCCCTGGTGGCCCAACTGGGGCGACACGCGGTCAGCCTGCTGGACGCGGAGGAGCCGGAGGGGGCCGGGCGGGACGCGGCCGGGGGCTCGGGCGGGGGCACGGACCCCGGATCGGGCCACGACTCCCCTCCGGGCATCCCCGAAGCGCCTCCTGAGCACGGCTCCGCCGCCGACCCGGTCCCGGGTCCGCCCGCACCGGGCCGGCCCGGCGGTGGCCGGACGGATCACCTTCCCACCATGGTCACGGGGCCGGGCGGCGCCGGGACGCCCCCGCCGAGCCCGGGCGCCCCCGCCCACCCCGCCTACGGCTACCCCCAACAGCACCCGCAGCCCTCGCCGTACGCCTCCTACTCCCCGCACCCCGCCTACGGCGGCCTCGGCACCACTCCGCCCTACGGACCGACCCCGCCCTACGGACCGACCCCGCCGTACGGCCCGCCCCCGCCGCAGGATCCCCGCAGGAACGGCCGGTCCACCGTGCTGCTCGTCCTGGTGGCCCTGGTGGTCGCGCTCGCCGCCGGCGGGTCGGTGTACGCGCTGATGAACGGCGGCGGTGACGGCGAGGAAGCCGGGCCCTCGCCCTCGGTGTCCGCCACCGAGGGCGCGAACCCCGGGCCCACCACGCCCGAACCGACCCCCACAGCGCCGATCACCTCCGCCCCCGCGGACGGCGCGATCCCGGCCGGCTACCTCGGCACCTGGACCACCACGATCGACAACGCCGACGGCCACCACACCCGCGAACTGACCATCCAGCAGGGCGAGTCCGGCGACACCGTGCTCTCCCTCGTCGCGGACGGCACCACCGGGAACGACAGCTACCACTGCGTGTTCCAGGCCGACCTGGTCGAGGTGCCCGGCGGGGACGGCCCGCTGCGGATCGGCCCGTCGACGGTGACGAGCGGCGAGCCGCGCACCTCCTGCACACCGGGCGCGGCCACGGAGATCACCCTGCTGCCGGACGGCACGCTGGAGCGGGCGAACGCCGGCACGGACGAGAGGCTGACGTACACCCGGAGCTGA
- a CDS encoding M20/M25/M40 family metallo-hydrolase, which produces MSPSPTRRTVLTATAAGGMALGAPTAAEAAPPGHRPPATAQPPTRELRALLREIDPARIEATVRKLVSFGTRHTLSVQDDPARGIGAARDWLLSELRSYAAVSGGRMTAELQSYVQEPAPRVPTATRITNVLATLRGSLTPERVYVVSGHYDSRVTDVMDATSDSPGADDDASGVAVVLELARVMAGRRPASTIVFAAVAGEEQGLYGSAYMAQQLKAAGADVQGMFTNDIVGSAKADDGTLDPYTIRLFAEGVPSSETPDQAAIRRSVGGENDSATRQLARFVRDVADNDATRMRVRVIYRRDRYRRGGDHIPFLERGYPAARFTEPAEDFAHQHQDVRVDETGKQYGDLPEFCDFGFIARVARVNAATLWTLAQAPGTPRGAKIVTSTLTNSTRLVWTRGTEPDLSGYEIVRRETTAPEWTQVIDAGDVTTYEVDLSKDNVFFGVRAVNRAGLRSPVAFPDPQA; this is translated from the coding sequence ATGAGTCCCAGCCCCACCAGAAGGACGGTCCTGACCGCGACGGCGGCCGGCGGCATGGCACTGGGAGCGCCGACGGCGGCGGAGGCGGCCCCGCCGGGTCACCGCCCGCCCGCGACCGCCCAGCCCCCGACCCGCGAACTGCGCGCACTCCTGCGGGAGATCGACCCGGCCCGCATCGAGGCGACCGTCCGCAAACTCGTCTCCTTCGGCACCCGCCACACCCTCTCGGTCCAGGACGACCCGGCCCGCGGCATCGGCGCGGCCCGCGACTGGCTGCTGTCCGAGCTGCGCTCGTACGCGGCCGTCTCCGGCGGCCGGATGACGGCCGAACTCCAGTCGTACGTCCAGGAACCGGCCCCGCGCGTCCCGACCGCGACCCGCATCACCAACGTCCTCGCGACCCTGCGCGGTTCCCTCACCCCGGAGCGCGTCTACGTCGTCTCCGGCCACTACGACTCCCGCGTCACCGACGTCATGGACGCCACCTCCGACTCCCCGGGCGCGGACGACGACGCCTCCGGGGTCGCCGTCGTCCTGGAACTGGCCCGGGTGATGGCCGGGCGCCGGCCCGCGTCGACCATCGTGTTCGCGGCGGTGGCGGGGGAGGAACAGGGCCTGTACGGATCGGCGTACATGGCCCAGCAGTTGAAGGCGGCCGGCGCGGACGTCCAGGGCATGTTCACCAACGACATCGTCGGCAGCGCGAAGGCCGACGACGGCACCCTGGACCCGTACACCATCCGGTTGTTCGCGGAGGGCGTCCCCTCCTCGGAGACTCCGGATCAGGCCGCGATCCGCCGCTCGGTGGGCGGCGAGAACGACTCGGCGACCCGCCAACTGGCCCGGTTCGTCCGGGACGTGGCCGACAACGACGCCACCCGCATGCGCGTCCGCGTGATCTACCGCCGCGACCGCTACCGCCGGGGCGGCGACCACATCCCGTTCCTCGAACGCGGCTACCCCGCCGCCCGCTTCACCGAGCCCGCCGAGGACTTCGCCCACCAGCACCAGGACGTACGGGTCGACGAGACCGGCAAGCAGTACGGCGACCTGCCCGAGTTCTGCGACTTCGGCTTCATCGCCCGGGTCGCCCGCGTCAACGCGGCCACCCTCTGGACCCTCGCCCAGGCCCCCGGCACCCCCCGCGGCGCGAAGATCGTCACCTCCACCCTCACCAACTCCACCCGGCTGGTGTGGACCCGGGGGACGGAACCCGATCTCAGCGGCTACGAGATCGTCCGGCGCGAGACGACGGCACCGGAGTGGACCCAGGTCATCGACGCCGGTGACGTGACGACGTACGAGGTCGACCTGTCCAAGGACAATGTGTTCTTCGGGGTGCGCGCGGTGAACCGGGCCGGGCTGCGCAGCCCGGTGGCCTTCCCCGATCCCCAGGCGTGA